From a single Pseudorasbora parva isolate DD20220531a chromosome 17, ASM2467924v1, whole genome shotgun sequence genomic region:
- the LOC137045261 gene encoding E3 ubiquitin-protein ligase TRIM39 has translation MQKNLQDHLIGQREVIRCRLKKLHGKQNEIKSKSSAVRESIVKKYEEMRRVLEEDCRITLSLLEMEETAAVQALDNLIETNCVLLRDIEVKLDEAMMDNDTQPGDKVTMNEDRVLELLKATDPGLIKLDAAKSDQLLGLTNNLLLFIRSQIPIAKKLLKSYSSGVVLDPSTAHPKLIISSEGDCATFTDVWQDVPEHEGRFDTTLNVLSAQCWDSGRHYWEVDVSGKIYWELGLTYPSIPRKGQKEDCWLGRHAESWCLEYFDGDYNAWHGGIAHPLPISSCFHRIGIFCSFPGGLVTFLGVDSMTPLYSFCTGTFTDCLHLALCPGHDLQGTNSKPIKICQSNHL, from the exons ATGCAAAAAAACCTCCAGGATCATCTTATTGGGCAAAGGGAAGTGATCAGATGTAGACTGAAGAAACTGCATGGCAAGCAAAATGAAATCAAA TCCAAGTCTTCAGCAGTGAGAGAAAGTATAGTGAAGAAGTATGAAGAGATGCGGAGAGTTCTGGAGGAGGACTGTAGGATCACTCTGTCCCTGCTGGAGATGGAGGAGACGGCTGCGGTTCAAGCACTTGACAACCTCATTGAGACCAACTGTGTCCTCCTCAGAGACATTGAGGTCAAGCTCGATGAAGCGATGATGGACAATGACACACAGCCTGGTGACAAG GTCACAATGAATGAGGACAG GGTGCTGGAATTACTAAAAGCGACAGACCCCGGTCTCATAAAACTTGATGCGGCAAAATCAGATCAGCTACTGGGCCTCACCAACAATTTACTACTGTTTATTCGCTCCCAGATCCCCATTGCCAAGAAGCTGTTGAAGAGCT ATTCCTCAGGAGTGGTCCTTGACCCTTCCACTGCCCATCCCAAGCTGATCATTTCATCTGAAGGGGACTGTGCCACTTTCACAGATGTATGGCAGGATGTCCCTGAGCACGAGGGCCGCTTTGACACCACCCTTAACGTCTTGAGTGCCCAGTGTTGGGACTCTGGACGCCATTACTGGGAGGTAGATGTGAGTGGAAAGATCTACTGGGAACTGGGTCTCACCTACCCATCCATCCCAAGAAAAGGCCAAAAGGAGGACTGCTGGTTGGGCCGGCATGCTGAATCATGGTGTCTGGAGTACTTTGATGGAGACTACAATGCCTGGCATGGAGGTATTGCTCATCCTTTGCCCATTTCCTCGTGCTTTCATCGCATAGGGATCTTCTGCAGCTTTCCTGGAGGTCTGGTGACATTTTTAGGGGTGGATAGCATGACACCGCTGTACTCATTCTGTACTGGGACATTTACAGACTGTCTACACTTGGCTCTTTGTCCAGGTCATGATCTTCAGGGGACGAACTCAAAACCTATTAAGATCTGTCAATCTAACCATCTTTAA